A single region of the Vanessa tameamea isolate UH-Manoa-2023 chromosome 18, ilVanTame1 primary haplotype, whole genome shotgun sequence genome encodes:
- the LOC113399368 gene encoding uncharacterized protein LOC113399368 isoform X2: MAGISPFHDYTNKVNSKFNDGFIMNSPYKVLKHLDNSILKATKNVTQNPKMEENLYQISKDLVSAILTKLEIQDKITRITREALDAPGKTKGMTAIETRRILDYISRTLSGHILTITRASTEPELHRLVFGLAQIAAEVSIVSALKDITYATALSKKQSVDLSFRRKRSVTSIGEKANTTPVPANSLLSTVYSAILNKSINSVGLQNIYSNKITGEQINPYSVISKHERKTVQVLSSKKKSLTSVPKGFLNQTALDIENNGTNVTDSDAIILENKLNVTRLVNKQSLDTQEPNVPSLVDDWIDPKENMYGLNPDLVAEMEIDQPITEDETFNEKKAKQKLERLELKAKKAILYAGDVAYLTAASVVALRRALTASIEVHMSVNYAKNGMSNHQDLMMNLAKTAAQQAGKEAKSATSKSLACERVIKLALKYTAQSKGAKLNHVASRIVMDTLSLATLAKSMAFVSSDIAINSLYQATDVKPPS; the protein is encoded by the coding sequence ATGGCCGGTATATCACCATTTCATGATTATACAAACAAAGTAAATTCCAAGTTCAATGACGGATTCATAATGAATTCTCCTTACAAAGTTCTCAAACACTTAGACAATTCAATTCTGAAGGCAACTAAAAATGTTACACAAAATCCTAAAATGGAAGAAAACCTTTATCAAATTTCGAAAGATTTAGTTTCTGCAATTTTGACTAAGCTTGAAATCCAAGATAAAATAACTAGGATCACGCGAGAAGCTCTAGATGCGCCTGGTAAAACAAAAGGAATGACCGCAATAGAAACAAGACGTATTTTAGATTACATATCAAGGACGTTATCGGGCCATATACTTACAATAACTAGGGCATCAACAGAACCTGAACTACATCGTTTAGTATTTGGCTTAGCACAAATAGCTGCTGAGGTGTCAATTGTTTCAGCGTTAAAGGATATAACATACGCCACAGCATTATCTAAAAAGCAATCAGTGGATTTATCGTTTCGTAGAAAGAGGTCTGTCACGTCCATAGGGGAAAAGGCTAACACAACACCGGTACCAGCCAATAGTTTACTGTCGACGGTTTACAgtgctatattgaataaatcaattaattcagTTGgtctacaaaatatttattccaataAAATCACAGGTGAACAAATAAATCCCTATTCGGTTATTTCAAAACATGAACGAAAAACTGTTCAAGTTTTGTCTAGTAAGAAAAAGTCTTTGACTTCGGTTCCCAAAGGCTTTTTAAATCAAACAGCTCTCGACATCGAAAACAATGGCACAAATGTGACTGATAGTGATgcaattattttagaaaacaaaCTAAACGTAACTCGTTTGGTAAACAAGCAGTCTTTGGATACACAAGAACCAAATGTACCTAGCCTTGTTGATGACTGGATAGATCCAAAAGAAAATATGTATGGTCTTAACCCCGATCTAGTAGCTGAAATGGAAATAGACCAACCAATAACAGAGGATGAAacttttaacgaaaaaaaagcaaaacaaaaattagAACGTCTAGAATTAAAAGCTAAAAAGGCTATACTTTACGCTGGGGATGTTGCTTACTTGACTGCTGCCAGCGTTGTGGCTTTGAGGCGTGCTCTAACGGCCTCCATAGAAGTTCATATGTCGGTGAACTATGCTAAGAATGGCATGTCAAACCATCAAGATCTGATGATGAACTTAGCAAAAACAGCAGCACAACAAGCTGGAAAAGAGGCTAAAAGTGCAACTTCGAAGTCACTTGCTTGCGAACGTGTCATCAAATTGGCTTTAAAATATACTGCTCAGTCAAAAGGGGCTAAACTAAATCATGTTGCAAGCAGAATTGTAATGGATACATTGTCTTTGGCAACACTCGCCAAATCAATGGCTTTTGTGTCTTCTGATATCGCTATTAATTCCTTATATCAGGCTACTGATGTTAAACCACCTTCGTAA
- the LOC113399368 gene encoding uncharacterized protein LOC113399368 isoform X1, whose amino-acid sequence MKGSTGDFVLIVFSLHNIVVMAGISPFHDYTNKVNSKFNDGFIMNSPYKVLKHLDNSILKATKNVTQNPKMEENLYQISKDLVSAILTKLEIQDKITRITREALDAPGKTKGMTAIETRRILDYISRTLSGHILTITRASTEPELHRLVFGLAQIAAEVSIVSALKDITYATALSKKQSVDLSFRRKRSVTSIGEKANTTPVPANSLLSTVYSAILNKSINSVGLQNIYSNKITGEQINPYSVISKHERKTVQVLSSKKKSLTSVPKGFLNQTALDIENNGTNVTDSDAIILENKLNVTRLVNKQSLDTQEPNVPSLVDDWIDPKENMYGLNPDLVAEMEIDQPITEDETFNEKKAKQKLERLELKAKKAILYAGDVAYLTAASVVALRRALTASIEVHMSVNYAKNGMSNHQDLMMNLAKTAAQQAGKEAKSATSKSLACERVIKLALKYTAQSKGAKLNHVASRIVMDTLSLATLAKSMAFVSSDIAINSLYQATDVKPPS is encoded by the exons ATGAAAGGTTCAACGggagattttgttttaattgttttttcattacat aACATTGTTGTCATGGCCGGTATATCACCATTTCATGATTATACAAACAAAGTAAATTCCAAGTTCAATGACGGATTCATAATGAATTCTCCTTACAAAGTTCTCAAACACTTAGACAATTCAATTCTGAAGGCAACTAAAAATGTTACACAAAATCCTAAAATGGAAGAAAACCTTTATCAAATTTCGAAAGATTTAGTTTCTGCAATTTTGACTAAGCTTGAAATCCAAGATAAAATAACTAGGATCACGCGAGAAGCTCTAGATGCGCCTGGTAAAACAAAAGGAATGACCGCAATAGAAACAAGACGTATTTTAGATTACATATCAAGGACGTTATCGGGCCATATACTTACAATAACTAGGGCATCAACAGAACCTGAACTACATCGTTTAGTATTTGGCTTAGCACAAATAGCTGCTGAGGTGTCAATTGTTTCAGCGTTAAAGGATATAACATACGCCACAGCATTATCTAAAAAGCAATCAGTGGATTTATCGTTTCGTAGAAAGAGGTCTGTCACGTCCATAGGGGAAAAGGCTAACACAACACCGGTACCAGCCAATAGTTTACTGTCGACGGTTTACAgtgctatattgaataaatcaattaattcagTTGgtctacaaaatatttattccaataAAATCACAGGTGAACAAATAAATCCCTATTCGGTTATTTCAAAACATGAACGAAAAACTGTTCAAGTTTTGTCTAGTAAGAAAAAGTCTTTGACTTCGGTTCCCAAAGGCTTTTTAAATCAAACAGCTCTCGACATCGAAAACAATGGCACAAATGTGACTGATAGTGATgcaattattttagaaaacaaaCTAAACGTAACTCGTTTGGTAAACAAGCAGTCTTTGGATACACAAGAACCAAATGTACCTAGCCTTGTTGATGACTGGATAGATCCAAAAGAAAATATGTATGGTCTTAACCCCGATCTAGTAGCTGAAATGGAAATAGACCAACCAATAACAGAGGATGAAacttttaacgaaaaaaaagcaaaacaaaaattagAACGTCTAGAATTAAAAGCTAAAAAGGCTATACTTTACGCTGGGGATGTTGCTTACTTGACTGCTGCCAGCGTTGTGGCTTTGAGGCGTGCTCTAACGGCCTCCATAGAAGTTCATATGTCGGTGAACTATGCTAAGAATGGCATGTCAAACCATCAAGATCTGATGATGAACTTAGCAAAAACAGCAGCACAACAAGCTGGAAAAGAGGCTAAAAGTGCAACTTCGAAGTCACTTGCTTGCGAACGTGTCATCAAATTGGCTTTAAAATATACTGCTCAGTCAAAAGGGGCTAAACTAAATCATGTTGCAAGCAGAATTGTAATGGATACATTGTCTTTGGCAACACTCGCCAAATCAATGGCTTTTGTGTCTTCTGATATCGCTATTAATTCCTTATATCAGGCTACTGATGTTAAACCACCTTCGTAA